The Meiothermus sp. Pnk-1 genome includes a window with the following:
- a CDS encoding S8 family serine peptidase: MKHLQVTLLAMAALVLTACGSNKSAGTLQISVDTSLTPAQATLPGPDGSPRPLARMVGESGIPMDFVLGELVVSTDDESRLNAFLARWGGRVIGQAEKVGDAPKTYQVQLDPSAAQVERILQQLNQNVPDLKGRFSTSSQAAAQLLAVALAEANQEKMTVTPNFVFTSEAIASGSTSEAPTSSTPGIPYSPNAFEWSYMNRGSAQDIGVGEAWRLLERAGRFSNKVRIMVLDGGFAPNADFPEARVVGSWNVPNPLPCSGGASCPWHGTHVTTSAMGRPDNAFGVAGPAGPVGELLAVPFQGDFIGMITTLERIITATLFGNPKIINMSGGFELDLGWDIAVKVSCLGLCPAPSEVASGFTTAVAASGKLLFAAAGNEGKDVDNGGADIEGSTHIPCELNSVICVGGMAHDATTRDPRSNFGSKPDDDSVDIYGPFWLWTGPDPDNPANQARLRAGSSFSSPFVAGVAALVWAANPSLSASQVWAILRDTAHVGRVGVRNRDRWVNAFAAVARALEVGTSNPSITLSGGPATADLNRRWSVTASVTDFTGNPCPPAYCPLTFEPAPEQVVGNTAFYRFNTTGSRTIRVTARDLLGREGSATRTVNVINSAPVVSISQPTAGATYYVGQAVQLLGSATDLNEGPDPGPGPLPCRWTSSNPGDTAFPRNGCNTTVSFSSTGPRTLTLTATDPQGLSTTASVSITINPAPPNLPPTITLGSLSPGVNYDDGYDWDTRLRASGSATDPEGNTPITYTWRATSYAPGGGTSTVFASNVVISGPTTVSGDLDWTPSSTPSLFAECSAPNAYDGQIVRLTLTATDSLGNSSTRSLPDIKVYRCILI; encoded by the coding sequence ATGAAACACTTGCAGGTCACCCTTTTGGCCATGGCCGCTCTGGTCTTGACGGCCTGTGGAAGCAACAAATCCGCAGGTACTCTGCAAATCTCTGTAGATACCAGCCTGACCCCCGCACAAGCCACTCTCCCCGGCCCTGACGGCAGCCCGCGCCCCTTGGCCCGCATGGTGGGCGAAAGCGGCATTCCCATGGACTTTGTGCTGGGCGAGCTGGTTGTCAGCACCGATGACGAGTCCCGGCTCAACGCCTTCTTGGCCCGCTGGGGCGGTCGGGTGATCGGCCAGGCGGAAAAGGTGGGCGATGCCCCCAAAACCTACCAGGTGCAACTCGACCCCTCGGCAGCCCAGGTAGAACGCATACTGCAGCAGCTCAACCAGAATGTACCCGACCTGAAGGGGCGTTTTAGCACCTCGAGCCAAGCCGCCGCCCAGCTGCTGGCAGTAGCGCTGGCCGAGGCCAACCAGGAAAAGATGACCGTTACCCCCAACTTTGTGTTCACCTCCGAGGCCATTGCCAGCGGAAGCACCAGCGAAGCTCCCACCTCCAGCACTCCCGGCATCCCTTATAGCCCCAATGCCTTCGAATGGAGCTACATGAACCGCGGAAGCGCCCAGGACATCGGGGTGGGCGAGGCCTGGCGCTTGCTCGAGCGGGCCGGGCGTTTTAGCAACAAGGTTCGCATCATGGTTCTGGACGGCGGGTTCGCACCTAATGCCGACTTTCCCGAGGCCAGAGTGGTAGGAAGCTGGAACGTGCCCAACCCTTTGCCATGCTCGGGGGGCGCTTCCTGCCCGTGGCACGGCACCCATGTCACCACCTCGGCCATGGGCCGTCCTGACAACGCTTTTGGTGTGGCTGGTCCCGCGGGGCCGGTAGGGGAGCTACTGGCGGTGCCTTTCCAGGGAGACTTCATCGGCATGATTACCACCCTCGAGCGCATCATCACCGCCACCCTTTTCGGCAACCCCAAGATCATCAACATGAGCGGTGGTTTCGAGCTCGATCTGGGCTGGGACATCGCGGTCAAAGTGTCCTGCCTGGGTCTTTGCCCCGCGCCCAGCGAGGTTGCAAGCGGTTTCACCACCGCAGTTGCGGCCAGTGGCAAGTTGCTGTTCGCCGCGGCAGGAAACGAGGGGAAGGACGTAGACAACGGCGGCGCCGACATCGAGGGTTCGACCCACATCCCCTGTGAGTTGAACTCGGTAATCTGCGTGGGTGGAATGGCCCACGATGCCACAACCCGCGACCCTCGCTCCAACTTTGGCAGCAAGCCCGATGACGACAGCGTGGATATCTACGGTCCTTTCTGGCTCTGGACAGGCCCCGATCCCGACAACCCGGCTAACCAGGCCCGCTTGAGAGCCGGCAGCAGTTTTTCCTCCCCCTTTGTGGCGGGCGTGGCGGCATTGGTCTGGGCCGCCAACCCCTCCCTAAGCGCTAGCCAGGTCTGGGCCATTTTGCGCGACACAGCCCACGTGGGCAGGGTGGGGGTGCGGAACCGCGATCGGTGGGTGAATGCTTTTGCGGCAGTTGCCCGGGCCCTAGAGGTAGGTACCAGCAACCCCAGCATAACCCTCAGCGGCGGCCCAGCTACGGCCGACCTCAACCGGCGATGGAGCGTTACCGCCAGCGTGACCGACTTTACCGGCAACCCTTGCCCCCCCGCCTATTGCCCCTTGACCTTTGAACCGGCTCCAGAACAGGTGGTGGGCAACACCGCTTTCTACCGGTTCAATACAACAGGAAGTCGCACCATACGGGTCACGGCCAGAGATCTGCTGGGCCGCGAGGGCAGCGCCACGCGAACAGTGAACGTGATTAACTCGGCTCCGGTAGTCTCGATCTCCCAACCTACCGCTGGCGCTACCTACTATGTGGGGCAGGCCGTACAGCTCCTGGGTTCGGCCACCGACCTCAACGAAGGCCCCGACCCCGGCCCCGGCCCGCTGCCCTGCCGCTGGACCAGCAGCAACCCCGGCGATACCGCCTTCCCCCGCAACGGCTGCAATACCACGGTCAGCTTTAGCAGTACCGGCCCCCGCACCCTCACCCTGACCGCCACCGACCCCCAAGGGCTCAGCACAACGGCCAGCGTGAGCATCACCATCAACCCCGCCCCGCCCAACCTGCCGCCCACCATCACCCTGGGTAGCTTATCCCCTGGCGTCAACTACGATGATGGCTACGACTGGGACACCCGCCTGCGCGCCAGCGGCAGCGCCACCGACCCCGAGGGCAACACCCCCATCACCTACACCTGGCGGGCCACTTCCTACGCACCAGGCGGAGGCACTTCCACGGTTTTCGCCAGCAATGTTGTAATAAGCGGCCCCACCACTGTCAGCGGCGACCTGGACTGGACTCCCTCCAGCACCCCATCGCTGTTTGCGGAATGCTCAGCGCCCAATGCCTACGACGGCCAGATCGTGCGGCTAACCCTGACCGCTACCGACTCGCTGGGCAACAGCAGCACCCGCAGTTTGCCAGACATCAAGGTCTACCGTTGCATCCTTATTTAG